The following coding sequences are from one Formosa haliotis window:
- a CDS encoding DUF4421 family protein gives MILKSTTFYLLFFITTYACFAQKQTQKDSLFDKENEYVRFYKNRITARVFYVNTSNSLSLNDDNSQQVLNLNANKQSRIGASVFFRMLTISYSFAPNFLNANKNNEDSKLYALNLRGFYKRRWMQTIKLYNEKGFFLKNDNYNIYLPKTKSFQIGGSTSYILNDNFSYRAIASQNEKQLKSAGSFVPSITYFYSTFNINSEDKLQFNTIDKDFKSFDLAFSPAYYYNYVPNQNLFISAGASLGVGLNHASSNSGNLTTLLTEFSFKATATYDFENLYFGAHFNYLILNHSSKRDLYITDNIPFSQVFIGYRFRAPQKVIKTAEDFNEKLNIKS, from the coding sequence ATGATATTGAAAAGCACGACATTTTACCTATTATTTTTTATAACAACCTATGCCTGCTTTGCTCAAAAACAAACCCAAAAAGACTCTCTTTTCGATAAAGAAAACGAATATGTTAGATTTTATAAAAACAGAATCACGGCTCGCGTTTTTTATGTAAATACTTCCAATTCTCTCTCGTTGAACGACGATAACTCGCAACAAGTTTTAAACTTAAATGCAAACAAACAATCTCGAATTGGAGCCAGTGTGTTTTTTAGGATGCTCACCATTTCTTACTCGTTTGCACCAAATTTTTTAAATGCCAATAAAAATAATGAGGACTCCAAATTATACGCTTTAAATCTAAGAGGGTTTTATAAAAGGAGATGGATGCAAACCATTAAATTATATAATGAAAAAGGTTTTTTTCTGAAAAATGACAATTATAATATCTATCTACCCAAAACGAAATCTTTTCAAATTGGTGGCTCGACCTCCTATATTTTAAACGATAATTTTTCATATAGAGCTATTGCGTCTCAGAACGAAAAACAATTAAAAAGTGCAGGAAGTTTCGTTCCTAGCATAACTTATTTTTATTCCACATTCAATATAAATTCCGAAGATAAACTTCAGTTTAACACCATAGATAAAGATTTCAAGTCCTTCGATTTGGCCTTTTCTCCAGCCTATTATTACAACTATGTGCCCAATCAAAATTTATTTATTTCTGCTGGAGCTTCACTCGGAGTAGGATTAAATCACGCCTCGTCAAACAGCGGAAATCTCACAACTTTACTTACCGAATTTAGTTTTAAAGCCACAGCAACTTACGATTTTGAAAATCTTTATTTCGGCGCTCATTTTAATTACTTAATTTTAAATCATAGTAGCAAACGTGATTTATATATCACAGATAACATACCATTTTCGCAAGTTTTTATAGGCTATCGCTTTAGAGCACCTCAAAAGGTTATAAAAACTGCTGAAGATTTTAACGAAAAATTAAATATAAAATCATAA
- a CDS encoding DUF4421 domain-containing protein → MGLKTLLTVILITVMANLCHAQDSIPNVEQDSIIYDESNEYIHVYKNRITARAFFVSTSNSLTLVDRDTDFSIDLTPNKQDRIGASVAFRFINISYSFAPDFIAKNKDNDDSKLFNLNIRTYFGKHWMQTLDIYKEKGFYVENEDFQEYLPRTKWLKVGGSTSYIFNENFSFRAIASQDEKQLKSVGSFIPSILYYYTDYDIFWDTGDPSNSIDDSSKSFDIALAPAYYYNFVPTRNLFISAGFSAGIGMHYAKDSTTSEITLLTEFNLRTSLTYDIDNLYLGAYYSYLVLNYNSENTVNVSDNIPFFQAFIGYRFKAPKKIVKTADDFNAKFIP, encoded by the coding sequence ATGGGTTTAAAAACGCTTCTTACTGTAATCTTAATAACTGTTATGGCTAATCTCTGCCACGCGCAAGATAGCATACCGAATGTTGAACAAGATAGTATTATTTACGACGAGTCTAACGAATACATTCATGTCTATAAAAACAGAATTACAGCACGTGCGTTTTTTGTAAGTACCTCCAATTCGTTAACTTTAGTCGATCGAGATACCGATTTCAGCATTGATTTAACACCCAACAAACAAGACCGTATTGGTGCCTCGGTAGCTTTTAGATTTATTAATATATCGTATTCCTTTGCTCCAGATTTTATAGCTAAAAACAAGGACAACGACGACTCGAAACTCTTTAACTTAAATATTAGAACGTATTTTGGCAAGCATTGGATGCAAACGCTAGACATCTACAAAGAAAAAGGCTTTTATGTAGAAAATGAAGATTTCCAGGAATATCTCCCAAGAACCAAATGGTTAAAAGTCGGTGGATCTACTTCTTATATCTTTAACGAAAACTTCTCTTTTAGGGCTATTGCTTCTCAAGACGAAAAGCAATTAAAAAGTGTAGGAAGTTTTATACCTAGCATATTGTATTATTACACAGATTACGACATTTTTTGGGACACAGGAGACCCCTCCAATTCTATAGACGATTCTTCTAAATCTTTCGACATTGCTTTGGCACCCGCTTATTATTACAATTTTGTACCCACCCGAAACCTATTCATCTCTGCTGGATTTTCGGCAGGTATAGGCATGCATTATGCCAAAGACAGTACAACTAGCGAAATAACACTTCTAACAGAATTCAATTTAAGAACCTCTTTAACCTACGATATCGATAATTTGTACCTTGGCGCATATTATAGCTATTTGGTACTAAACTACAATTCCGAAAACACCGTAAATGTAAGCGACAACATACCTTTTTTTCAGGCGTTTATAGGGTATCGCTTTAAAGCTCCTAAAAAAATAGTAAAAACTGCAGACGATTTTAATGCTAAATTTATACCTTAA
- a CDS encoding potassium channel family protein — translation MKIIIFGLGNFGMSLALNLTETGNEVVGVDKNMEKVNLVKDKIAHSICLDSTNELAYQALPMKQTDIAVVAIGENEGAAIITTAILKKTTTLKVISRSLSPIHDTVLQAMGITSIVHPEQEAAQKLTNKINLKNLIDHFKIDEKYSISEIKTPVEFIGKTISELEVRSKYKLNIVTIVRKNEKVNLIGNTTSIKEVVGIPSANTVIKEGDVLVVFGLNDDISKICDHNQ, via the coding sequence ATGAAAATCATCATTTTTGGTCTCGGAAATTTCGGAATGTCGCTAGCTTTAAACCTTACCGAAACAGGTAATGAAGTTGTAGGTGTAGACAAAAACATGGAGAAAGTAAATCTTGTAAAAGACAAAATTGCTCATAGTATTTGTTTAGATTCTACAAACGAATTGGCCTACCAAGCCTTGCCAATGAAACAAACAGACATTGCTGTTGTAGCCATTGGAGAAAACGAAGGGGCCGCAATTATTACTACGGCTATTCTAAAAAAAACAACCACTTTAAAAGTAATTAGTCGTTCGCTATCGCCAATTCACGATACCGTTTTACAAGCTATGGGTATTACATCTATTGTGCACCCAGAACAGGAAGCCGCTCAAAAACTTACCAATAAAATAAATCTTAAAAATTTAATCGATCATTTTAAAATTGACGAAAAATATTCTATTTCAGAAATTAAAACCCCAGTCGAGTTTATTGGAAAAACGATTTCAGAATTAGAAGTCAGATCGAAATACAAATTAAACATTGTTACTATAGTTCGGAAAAACGAAAAAGTAAACCTTATAGGAAACACCACCTCGATAAAAGAAGTTGTGGGTATTCCGTCTGCCAATACCGTTATAAAAGAGGGCGATGTGTTAGTCGTTTTCGGACTCAATGATGATATTTCTAAAATTTGTGACCACAATCAATAA
- a CDS encoding GNAT family N-acetyltransferase encodes MKNNSFYIQPIREHDAEHLHKFMMDNVKRFVTYLPNILAKNLNIEASKDYILYQQKQREQGFEFTFVLKDITTNFIVGLVILKEINWKKKQGEFAYCVDAKHENKGIISSAIEDLAYLAFEKLHLKTLQIISHKSNIGSIKVATNCGFVWKETLKNEYAPPNAPTLDMELYELYN; translated from the coding sequence ATGAAAAACAATTCGTTTTACATTCAACCCATTCGCGAACATGATGCAGAACATCTGCATAAATTCATGATGGATAATGTAAAACGATTTGTTACCTATTTACCCAATATACTTGCCAAAAATCTAAATATTGAAGCCTCGAAAGATTATATTCTATATCAGCAAAAACAACGAGAACAGGGCTTTGAATTTACATTTGTATTAAAAGATATTACCACCAATTTTATCGTGGGACTAGTGATTTTAAAAGAGATTAATTGGAAAAAAAAGCAAGGCGAGTTTGCCTACTGCGTTGATGCAAAACACGAAAACAAAGGTATTATTTCGTCTGCAATAGAAGATTTAGCGTATTTAGCATTTGAAAAATTACATCTTAAAACACTTCAAATTATATCGCACAAAAGTAATATAGGTAGTATAAAAGTGGCTACAAACTGTGGGTTTGTGTGGAAAGAAACATTAAAAAACGAATATGCGCCACCAAACGCACCAACCTTAGATATGGAGTTATATGAACTATACAATTAA
- a CDS encoding helix-turn-helix transcriptional regulator yields MFAEGKNNAVGTFNETFIEEGFLVLTYQNERLEVETVEKEIDSSYIQFHFCLKGSSTFKFNKGSYALHINEENSLLLYNPQQDLPIHLEVNPNSWLITLLISIKKFHALFSQEADYISFLSDDNKDKKYYKDGKISPSMAIVLTQIMHFNLNTSIKNLYYKGKAYELLSLYFNRSEDASIEHCPFLVDETNVIKIRAAKDIIISRMAEPPSLQELADEIDLSLKKLKEGFKQIYGDSVYSFLFDYKLEEARKLLESGQFNVNEVGLKVGYSTSSHFIAAFKKKYGTTPKKYLQSIN; encoded by the coding sequence ATGTTTGCAGAAGGAAAAAATAACGCTGTAGGTACTTTTAATGAGACCTTTATAGAGGAAGGTTTTTTAGTCTTAACCTATCAAAATGAGCGGTTAGAAGTAGAAACAGTAGAAAAGGAAATAGACAGTAGCTATATTCAATTTCATTTTTGTTTAAAGGGTTCCTCTACATTTAAATTCAATAAAGGGAGCTATGCATTACATATTAATGAAGAAAATTCTTTGCTACTTTATAACCCGCAACAAGATTTACCAATACATTTAGAGGTTAACCCTAATTCGTGGTTAATTACCTTACTAATTTCTATTAAAAAATTCCATGCCTTATTTTCTCAAGAAGCCGATTATATTTCATTTTTAAGTGACGATAATAAGGATAAGAAATATTATAAGGACGGAAAAATTTCGCCTTCTATGGCCATAGTTCTTACCCAAATAATGCATTTTAATTTAAACACATCTATTAAAAATCTTTATTATAAAGGTAAGGCTTACGAATTGTTGAGTTTGTATTTTAATAGAAGCGAAGATGCAAGTATAGAACATTGTCCGTTTTTAGTCGATGAAACCAATGTTATAAAAATACGAGCCGCTAAAGATATTATTATTTCGCGCATGGCAGAACCACCGTCGTTACAAGAATTGGCTGACGAAATTGATTTAAGTTTAAAGAAGCTAAAAGAAGGATTTAAGCAAATTTATGGCGATTCTGTCTACAGTTTTTTATTCGATTACAAGTTAGAAGAAGCTCGAAAACTACTAGAATCGGGTCAATTTAATGTCAATGAAGTGGGCCTAAAAGTAGGGTATAGTACGTCGAGTCATTTTATAGCTGCTTTTAAAAAGAAGTACGGAACGACTCCAAAAAAATATTTACAATCAATAAATTAG
- the hemF gene encoding oxygen-dependent coproporphyrinogen oxidase, whose protein sequence is MKDKFYQYIQELQDKITTALEAVDGKATFKEDLWDRPEGGGGRTRVIENGAVFEKGGVNISAVHGKLPESMQSYFGVKDANFFACGLSLVLHPKNPMVPTVHANWRYFEMYNQEGDIVDQWFGGGQDLTPYYLFEEDAKHFHTICKTACDKHNDSFYDLYKEKCDTYFWNAHRHEARGIGGLFFDYCKANTYMSMEHWYNFTTEVGNSFLESYLPIVEKRKNLPYTEAQRNWQEIRRGRYVEFNLVHDKGTLFGLKTNGRIESILMSLPPHVQWVYNHEIEPNSPEEHLLTVLKKPKSWV, encoded by the coding sequence ATTAAGGATAAATTTTATCAATATATTCAAGAGTTACAAGATAAGATTACTACAGCTTTAGAAGCCGTAGATGGAAAAGCAACTTTTAAAGAAGATCTTTGGGACCGCCCAGAAGGTGGTGGTGGTCGTACTCGAGTAATAGAAAATGGTGCTGTTTTCGAAAAAGGTGGTGTAAATATTTCTGCCGTTCATGGAAAACTGCCCGAAAGTATGCAAAGCTATTTCGGAGTTAAAGATGCCAATTTCTTTGCCTGCGGACTCAGCTTAGTGCTGCATCCAAAAAATCCTATGGTACCAACCGTACATGCCAATTGGCGCTATTTTGAAATGTATAACCAAGAAGGAGATATTGTAGACCAATGGTTTGGTGGAGGTCAAGATTTAACACCCTACTATCTTTTTGAAGAGGATGCCAAACATTTTCATACTATTTGTAAAACCGCTTGCGATAAACATAACGACAGTTTTTACGACCTATATAAAGAAAAATGCGACACTTATTTTTGGAATGCTCACAGGCATGAAGCCAGAGGTATAGGCGGATTATTCTTCGATTACTGTAAAGCCAATACCTATATGAGCATGGAGCATTGGTATAATTTTACGACCGAAGTGGGCAATAGTTTTTTAGAAAGCTATTTACCCATTGTCGAAAAAAGAAAAAATTTACCCTATACCGAAGCCCAACGAAACTGGCAAGAAATTCGTCGAGGACGCTATGTCGAATTCAATTTGGTTCATGACAAAGGCACCTTATTCGGATTAAAAACTAATGGAAGGATTGAGAGTATTTTAATGAGCCTACCACCACATGTGCAATGGGTTTATAACCACGAAATAGAACCTAATAGTCCAGAGGAGCACTTATTAACTGTTTTAAAAAAACCTAAGTCATGGGTTTAA
- a CDS encoding TrkH family potassium uptake protein codes for MKLKTLQKLYRFTDILILFFLIFDFGFTINEDYKPFRILIYSSITLLLITFNLIKYFQYAKSIPAGKKTIEFNIGILVTTLVSAFTIYYLNQHLPPVEQLMRPKVVFELGLFFYLLIRLTFFIKYIYKIYFNPAILFVGSFFILILIGALLLMLPRVTVNGISFIDALFTATSAICVTGLAVLDTGKDFTELGQTLIIILIQIGGLGILTFTSFFAYFFKENSSYRESMYMKDYTSTENLQDVFKITAQIVGFTLALELVGAILIYLSIDTISTIDNKIFFSIFHSISAFCNAGFSTSSSSFYEPTLRYDYSLQWVLMLLIVIGGIGYSFIFNSFSYLKRSFLNLFRKKNKLKTTVRVFTLNSKITIVTTSILLVVGFIFFYFSEANFSLQDHDSAYGKITTAMFSSVTPRTAGFNTVDYTQVATPSLLFVILLMWIGASPGSTGGGIKTSTFAIATLNILATARGKKRIELNTREISSSTVNRAFSIICISLITIGTAILLLLFFEPDKDLLAIAFECFSAYSTVGLSLNLTPTLSDPSKYVIIAVMFVGRIGLLNLLFGMLGQVEQKFYQYPQENILIN; via the coding sequence ATGAAGCTTAAAACGTTGCAAAAACTATATCGTTTTACTGATATTCTCATTTTATTTTTTTTAATTTTCGATTTCGGATTCACAATAAACGAGGACTATAAACCTTTTAGAATTCTTATTTATTCTTCAATAACTTTACTTTTAATTACATTTAATTTAATAAAGTATTTCCAATACGCCAAAAGTATTCCTGCTGGTAAAAAAACCATCGAATTCAACATAGGTATATTAGTCACCACGCTCGTATCGGCATTTACAATATACTATTTAAACCAGCATTTACCACCTGTAGAACAGCTTATGCGGCCTAAAGTGGTTTTTGAACTGGGCCTGTTTTTTTATCTGTTAATACGCCTTACCTTTTTTATAAAATACATTTATAAAATTTACTTCAACCCTGCTATTTTATTTGTGGGTAGTTTTTTTATTTTAATACTTATTGGCGCCTTGTTACTCATGCTTCCAAGGGTAACGGTAAATGGCATTTCGTTTATCGATGCCTTATTCACTGCTACAAGTGCAATATGCGTTACAGGTTTAGCAGTTTTAGATACGGGGAAAGATTTTACAGAACTAGGACAAACCTTGATTATTATTTTAATTCAGATTGGAGGTTTGGGCATACTAACATTTACTTCGTTTTTTGCCTATTTCTTTAAAGAAAACTCGTCGTATAGAGAAAGTATGTATATGAAAGATTATACATCTACAGAAAACCTACAAGATGTGTTTAAAATTACCGCTCAAATTGTTGGGTTTACCTTAGCTTTAGAATTGGTTGGAGCTATATTAATTTACCTTTCTATAGATACGATTAGTACGATAGACAATAAAATTTTCTTTTCTATTTTTCATTCCATTTCTGCATTTTGTAATGCTGGATTTTCAACTTCATCATCAAGTTTTTACGAGCCTACCTTACGATACGACTATTCGCTGCAATGGGTACTTATGCTACTCATAGTGATTGGAGGTATAGGATATAGTTTTATTTTCAATTCCTTCTCGTATTTAAAACGTAGTTTTTTAAACTTGTTCAGAAAGAAAAACAAATTAAAAACCACCGTAAGAGTATTTACTTTAAACTCTAAAATCACCATAGTAACCACAAGTATTTTATTAGTTGTAGGGTTTATTTTCTTCTATTTTTCTGAAGCAAACTTTAGTTTACAAGACCACGATTCGGCATATGGAAAAATAACTACAGCCATGTTTTCATCGGTTACACCCCGAACGGCAGGATTTAACACAGTAGATTACACCCAGGTCGCCACACCATCATTATTATTTGTAATTTTACTGATGTGGATTGGAGCATCTCCCGGATCGACCGGAGGTGGTATAAAAACCAGTACATTTGCAATAGCAACCCTTAATATTTTGGCTACGGCAAGAGGTAAAAAAAGAATTGAATTAAACACAAGAGAAATTTCTAGTAGCACTGTAAATCGTGCCTTCTCTATTATTTGCATCTCTTTAATTACCATAGGTACAGCCATATTATTATTGTTGTTTTTTGAACCTGATAAAGATTTATTAGCCATCGCTTTCGAATGTTTTTCAGCGTATAGCACCGTAGGTTTAAGTTTAAATTTAACCCCTACTTTAAGCGACCCAAGCAAATACGTTATAATAGCCGTGATGTTTGTTGGTCGTATCGGACTCTTAAACTTGCTCTTCGGTATGTTGGGGCAAGTAGAACAAAAATTTTACCAATATCCACAAGAAAATATTTTAATAAACTAA
- the hemC gene encoding hydroxymethylbilane synthase — MHKTIRIGTRDSKLALWQAHTVQKRLEDLGFSTEIIAVKSTGDIVLDKPLYELGITGIFTKTLDVAMLNGTVDIAVHSMKDVPTALPKGIVQTAVLERANVNDILVYKNLEFLKTKGVIATGSLRRQAQWLNKYPNHQVEDLRGNVITRLQKLETNNWDAAIFAKAGLERINVLPDQYIELDWMIPAPAQGAMVVVTLAKDKDITEAVSKLNHTPTDICTHVEREFLRILEAGCTAPIGGMATITNDTITFTGVLLALDGSKKLSITKTESLLNYKEFGKRCALEIIENGGKELMNSIKKEMNS; from the coding sequence ATGCATAAAACCATACGCATTGGCACAAGAGACAGTAAGCTAGCTCTTTGGCAAGCACACACCGTACAAAAGCGTCTTGAAGATTTAGGCTTTTCTACAGAAATTATTGCAGTTAAATCTACCGGCGATATTGTTTTAGATAAACCTTTATACGAATTAGGTATAACCGGAATTTTTACAAAAACTTTAGATGTTGCCATGCTAAATGGCACTGTCGATATTGCTGTGCATTCCATGAAAGATGTTCCGACTGCGCTTCCTAAGGGTATAGTACAAACAGCAGTTTTAGAACGTGCCAACGTAAACGATATTTTGGTTTACAAAAATTTAGAGTTCTTAAAAACGAAAGGAGTAATAGCCACCGGAAGTCTTAGACGACAAGCGCAATGGCTTAACAAATACCCTAATCACCAAGTTGAAGATTTAAGAGGAAATGTTATTACAAGACTCCAAAAATTAGAAACTAATAATTGGGATGCAGCTATTTTTGCTAAAGCTGGTTTAGAACGCATAAATGTACTCCCAGACCAATATATAGAGTTAGATTGGATGATTCCTGCTCCGGCTCAAGGTGCCATGGTTGTGGTAACCTTAGCCAAGGACAAGGACATTACAGAAGCTGTTTCAAAATTAAATCACACGCCTACAGATATTTGCACTCATGTAGAACGTGAATTTTTACGTATATTAGAAGCAGGTTGTACAGCACCCATTGGTGGTATGGCAACTATAACTAATGATACAATTACTTTTACTGGTGTTTTATTAGCCTTAGACGGAAGTAAAAAACTAAGTATAACTAAAACTGAATCTCTTTTAAACTATAAAGAATTTGGAAAACGTTGTGCTTTAGAAATCATTGAAAATGGTGGAAAAGAACTCATGAATTCAATTAAAAAAGAAATGAATTCATAA
- a CDS encoding uroporphyrinogen-III synthase, whose product MPIKSILSTKTLNKDQKALLTKAQIQVTEYNAITIEAVPFDSEIIVENAIITSQNAAKAVIEHKVVIRNCFCVGEKTMAFLEEHGQNVSKMKLYGSDLANYIVKYHKNESFIFFCGKIRQDILPDTLAQHNVPLKEIVVYNTLPNPKKIEGIFDAILFFSPSGVSSYVTENTITNEAIFCIGKTTEEAVKTYSKQTYTPSNPTIENVLQTVVKYSKK is encoded by the coding sequence ATGCCTATTAAATCTATCTTATCAACCAAAACGCTTAATAAAGACCAGAAAGCGTTACTTACTAAAGCACAAATTCAAGTAACCGAATATAATGCTATAACCATAGAAGCGGTACCATTCGACTCTGAAATTATTGTTGAAAATGCAATTATTACAAGTCAGAATGCAGCCAAAGCAGTCATTGAACATAAGGTTGTAATTCGCAATTGCTTTTGTGTTGGCGAAAAAACCATGGCCTTTTTAGAAGAACACGGGCAAAATGTATCTAAAATGAAATTATATGGCTCAGATTTGGCCAATTATATTGTAAAATACCACAAGAATGAAAGTTTTATTTTTTTCTGCGGAAAAATTAGACAAGATATTTTACCCGATACTTTAGCCCAACACAACGTACCATTAAAAGAAATTGTGGTGTATAACACCCTTCCAAACCCCAAAAAAATTGAAGGTATTTTTGACGCTATTTTGTTTTTTAGTCCAAGTGGTGTTTCTAGCTATGTTACTGAAAATACCATTACTAATGAAGCCATTTTTTGCATAGGAAAAACCACCGAAGAAGCGGTTAAAACCTATTCAAAACAAACGTATACACCCTCAAATCCCACTATAGAAAACGTACTACAAACCGTAGTTAAATACTCAAAAAAATAA
- the hemE gene encoding uroporphyrinogen decarboxylase, which produces MIKNDLYLRALKGETVERPPVWMMRQAGRYLPEFIAIREKYDFFTRCRTPELASEITVQPIRRYGMDAAILFSDILVIPQAMNIEVEMKPNFGPYLPNPVRDQKGVDNVIVPDVNVELDYVMQAIKATKELLKNEIPLIGFAGSPWTILCYVVQGQGSKNFDKAKEFCFTNPIAAHQLLQKITDTTIAYLKAKVEAGVDAVQIFDSWGGMLSPTDYKEFSWQYIDQIIEALKDDAPVIAFGKGCWFALGDMAKSNAAALGVDWTCSPQNARYLTGGNITLQGNFDPSRLLSPPSEIKKMVHQMINEFGKDKYIVNLGHGILPNIPLDHAKAFIDAVKEYK; this is translated from the coding sequence ATGATTAAAAACGATTTATACTTAAGAGCATTAAAAGGTGAAACGGTAGAGCGTCCTCCTGTTTGGATGATGCGTCAGGCCGGAAGATACCTTCCAGAATTTATAGCTATTCGCGAAAAATACGATTTTTTTACGCGTTGTAGAACTCCCGAATTAGCCAGTGAAATTACCGTACAACCTATTAGACGCTATGGTATGGACGCTGCTATTTTATTTAGCGACATTTTGGTAATTCCACAAGCCATGAATATAGAAGTGGAAATGAAACCAAATTTCGGACCTTATTTACCAAATCCAGTTCGCGATCAAAAAGGTGTAGACAACGTTATTGTTCCAGATGTAAATGTGGAATTAGATTACGTAATGCAAGCCATTAAAGCCACAAAAGAATTACTTAAAAATGAAATTCCACTTATTGGTTTCGCAGGTTCTCCATGGACTATTTTATGCTATGTAGTACAAGGTCAAGGCAGTAAAAATTTCGATAAAGCCAAAGAATTTTGTTTTACAAACCCAATAGCAGCTCACCAATTGCTTCAAAAAATCACCGACACAACTATTGCCTATTTAAAAGCAAAAGTTGAAGCCGGAGTAGATGCCGTTCAAATTTTCGATTCTTGGGGAGGTATGCTTTCTCCAACAGATTATAAAGAATTTTCTTGGCAATACATCGATCAAATTATAGAAGCCCTTAAAGATGATGCTCCTGTAATTGCTTTCGGGAAAGGCTGTTGGTTTGCCCTTGGCGATATGGCTAAAAGTAACGCTGCGGCCCTTGGTGTAGACTGGACCTGTTCTCCGCAAAATGCAAGATATTTAACAGGAGGAAATATTACTCTTCAAGGTAATTTTGATCCGTCTCGTTTATTATCACCGCCTTCAGAAATTAAAAAAATGGTCCACCAAATGATTAATGAGTTTGGTAAAGACAAATACATCGTAAATTTAGGACACGGCATATTACCTAATATCCCATTAGATCATGCCAAAGCCTTTATAGACGCTGTTAAAGAATATAAATAG
- the hemA gene encoding glutamyl-tRNA reductase — translation MNQNHGSRGTYFYAIGLSYKKADAEIRGHFSLDNDAKLNLLNQAKENGIESLIVTSTCNRTEIYGYAEHPFQLIKLLCDNTKGTVDEFQKVAYVHKNKEAVSHMFRVGSGLDSQILGDFEIISQLKTSARLSKKLGLLNTFLERLINMVTQASKRIKTETEISSGATSVSFASVHYILNNVPEVSNKNILLFGTGKIGRNTCENLVKHTKNDHITLINRTKDKAERVAGKFNLLVKDYANLQEEINNSDVLVVATGAQNPTVDKHLIQTKKPLLILDLSIPKNVHENVTELEGVSLIHLDHLSQITDETLERRKAHIPVAETIIEDVKKEFNDWLETRKFAPTIKALKNKLLDFKSAELDVQRKKITDFNEEQAELISNNIIQKITNHFAHHLKDEDFSTNESLELIKKVFHLETSSNA, via the coding sequence ATGAATCAAAATCACGGATCTAGAGGCACTTATTTTTATGCTATCGGATTAAGTTATAAGAAGGCAGACGCAGAAATTAGAGGACATTTTAGTCTTGATAATGATGCTAAACTAAATTTACTTAACCAAGCAAAAGAAAACGGTATTGAAAGTTTAATAGTAACTTCTACCTGCAACAGAACCGAAATTTATGGTTATGCCGAACACCCTTTTCAACTTATTAAATTGTTGTGCGACAACACAAAAGGAACTGTAGACGAGTTTCAAAAAGTAGCTTACGTACATAAAAACAAAGAAGCCGTTTCGCATATGTTTCGTGTGGGTTCTGGTCTAGACAGTCAAATTCTTGGAGATTTCGAAATTATAAGTCAGTTAAAAACCAGTGCAAGATTATCTAAAAAATTAGGCTTACTTAACACCTTTTTAGAGCGCTTAATTAATATGGTTACCCAAGCGAGTAAACGTATTAAAACCGAAACCGAGATTTCTTCGGGTGCAACTTCGGTATCTTTTGCATCTGTTCATTACATATTAAATAATGTGCCAGAGGTTTCTAATAAAAATATTTTACTGTTCGGAACTGGTAAAATTGGAAGAAATACCTGTGAAAATTTAGTAAAGCACACTAAAAACGATCACATTACTTTAATAAACAGAACCAAAGATAAAGCAGAACGTGTTGCTGGAAAATTCAATCTTTTGGTTAAAGATTATGCTAATTTACAGGAGGAAATAAATAATTCTGATGTGCTAGTAGTCGCCACAGGAGCTCAAAACCCAACTGTAGACAAGCATTTAATTCAGACAAAAAAACCACTTTTAATTTTAGATTTATCGATTCCGAAGAATGTACACGAAAATGTTACCGAACTAGAAGGTGTGTCGTTAATACATTTAGATCATTTATCTCAAATTACCGATGAAACTTTAGAAAGAAGAAAAGCACATATTCCTGTTGCCGAAACCATAATTGAAGACGTTAAAAAAGAATTTAACGACTGGTTAGAAACTAGAAAATTTGCACCTACAATAAAAGCTTTAAAGAATAAATTACTGGACTTTAAATCTGCAGAATTAGATGTTCAACGTAAAAAAATTACTGATTTTAACGAAGAACAAGCAGAGCTGATAAGCAATAACATTATTCAGAAAATAACAAATCACTTTGCGCATCATTTAAAGGACGAAGATTTTTCTACTAACGAAAGTTTAGAACTCATTAAAAAAGTGTTTCACCTAGAAACATCATCAAATGCATAA